In Synechocystis sp. PCC 6714, the following are encoded in one genomic region:
- a CDS encoding IS630 transposase-related protein has translation MAYDLDLRLRVISFLEEGNGVTKASKIFKVGRETIYRWLSRENLEPTKVKNRRRKIDIKELEKDVMENPDMPMKERAKKFGVTPSALSYRFKEMGITRKKNSYYIKKEMKKKEQNIKKS, from the coding sequence ATGGCATACGATCTAGATTTACGGCTAAGAGTAATAAGTTTTCTAGAAGAAGGGAATGGTGTAACGAAGGCATCAAAAATATTTAAGGTAGGTAGAGAGACAATTTATAGATGGTTAAGCCGGGAAAATCTGGAACCAACGAAGGTAAAGAACCGGCGTCGGAAGATAGATATAAAAGAGCTGGAGAAAGATGTGATGGAAAATCCGGATATGCCGATGAAAGAGAGAGCAAAGAAATTCGGTGTAACTCCTAGTGCACTGTCATATAGATTTAAAGAAATGGGAATTACGAGAAAAAAAAACAGTTACTATATAAAGAAAGAGATGAAGAAAAAAGAGCAGAATATCAAAAAATCCTGA
- the speB gene encoding agmatinase has protein sequence MSNSADFRPPSEAEEALIKETRLPLTGWQQEVDQGLTYGLEAAASIKDRSIPTFSRGELPHYAGINTFMKAPYLEDVRNVGNYDVAIVGVPHDSGTTYRPGTRFGPQGIRRISALYTPYNFEMGVDLREQITLCDVGDIFTIPANNEKSFDQISKGIAHIFSSGAFPIILGGDHSIGFPTVRGICRHLGDKKVGIIHFDRHVDTQETDLDERMHTCPWFHATNMANAPAKNLVQLGIGGWQVPRQGVKVCRERATNILTVTDITEMGLDAAADFAIARATDGTDCVWISFDIDCIDAGFVPGTGWPEPGGLLPREALYLLKRIIRETNVCGMEVVEVSPPYDISDMTSLMATRVICDTMAHLVVSGQLPRNEKPAYIHPEANMAVDQPWQ, from the coding sequence ATGAGCAATTCCGCCGATTTTCGCCCCCCCTCCGAAGCCGAAGAAGCCCTAATCAAAGAAACTCGTTTACCCCTGACCGGCTGGCAACAGGAAGTGGACCAGGGCTTGACCTATGGTTTAGAGGCCGCCGCCAGCATTAAAGACCGCTCCATTCCCACTTTTTCCCGGGGAGAATTACCCCACTATGCGGGCATTAACACCTTCATGAAGGCTCCCTACCTGGAAGATGTGCGTAACGTAGGCAATTACGACGTGGCGATCGTGGGAGTTCCCCATGACTCCGGCACCACCTATCGGCCCGGTACCCGTTTTGGCCCCCAGGGCATTCGCCGCATTTCTGCTTTGTACACCCCCTACAACTTTGAAATGGGGGTAGATCTGCGGGAGCAAATTACCCTCTGTGACGTGGGGGATATTTTCACCATTCCTGCCAATAATGAGAAGTCCTTTGACCAAATTTCCAAAGGCATTGCCCATATTTTTAGCTCCGGGGCATTCCCAATAATTCTGGGCGGTGACCATTCCATTGGTTTCCCCACCGTGCGGGGCATTTGCCGTCATTTGGGGGACAAAAAAGTTGGCATTATCCATTTTGATCGCCATGTGGATACCCAGGAAACGGATTTAGACGAACGGATGCACACCTGTCCTTGGTTCCATGCCACTAACATGGCTAACGCCCCGGCCAAAAATTTAGTCCAATTGGGCATTGGCGGCTGGCAGGTACCCCGCCAGGGAGTCAAGGTTTGTCGGGAACGGGCCACCAATATTTTGACCGTCACGGATATCACCGAGATGGGTTTGGATGCGGCGGCGGATTTTGCCATTGCCCGGGCCACCGATGGCACCGATTGCGTTTGGATTAGTTTCGACATTGACTGCATTGATGCGGGCTTTGTCCCCGGCACCGGCTGGCCAGAACCCGGTGGTTTATTGCCCAGGGAAGCTCTGTATTTACTAAAACGTATCATTCGAGAAACCAATGTTTGTGGCATGGAAGTGGTGGAAGTTTCCCCTCCCTACGACATCAGCGATATGACTTCTTTGATGGCCACCAGGGTAATTTGTGACACCATGGCCCATCTGGTGGTTTCGGGACAATTACCCCGCAACGAAAAACCGGCTTATATTCATCCAGAAGCCAATATGGCAGTGGATCAACCCTGGCAGTGA
- a CDS encoding GAF domain-containing protein, whose translation MEAKLPQNEEQRLTALRQLNILNTPIEERFERITRMVCRSLKVPIAAISLVDESRQWFKSIQGLEVSETSREIAFCAHAILDDELLLVTDTTKDERFADNPLVTDEPFIRFYAGYPLNLGQDFHVGTLCAIDRVPRDLSTEEQEVLYDLAKMVESELVAIALSQS comes from the coding sequence ATGGAAGCGAAATTACCGCAAAATGAGGAACAACGCCTGACCGCTTTAAGGCAACTCAATATTCTCAATACGCCCATAGAAGAGAGATTTGAGCGTATTACCCGCATGGTTTGTCGATCCCTCAAAGTGCCCATTGCGGCCATCTCTTTGGTGGATGAATCCCGGCAGTGGTTTAAATCTATCCAAGGACTGGAGGTTTCTGAAACTAGCCGTGAAATTGCCTTTTGTGCCCATGCCATTTTGGACGATGAATTACTGTTAGTAACAGATACCACCAAAGATGAACGTTTCGCGGATAATCCCTTGGTGACCGATGAACCCTTCATCCGATTTTATGCTGGTTATCCTCTCAATTTAGGTCAAGATTTTCATGTGGGTACATTGTGCGCCATTGACCGTGTACCCCGGGATTTATCGACAGAAGAGCAAGAAGTTTTGTATGACCTCGCCAAAATGGTGGAGTCCGAGCTAGTGGCGATCGCCTTATCCCAATCTTAG
- a CDS encoding ScaI family restriction endonuclease — protein sequence MPDDFYSVEIKSSGQLGLKVFGNRSYGQKVENSEMEKKEKSGYYITVNFHEQTLTLLRFGWIDHEDWKAQKSATGQASGLDDTVYKHKLLEISGDYRLDSPVGIVEGIGDKTSKDFSEEGVQTIRDIKNYKGRNSKILKFKEKLSEYEV from the coding sequence ATACCTGATGATTTCTATTCAGTTGAAATTAAAAGCTCAGGACAGTTAGGACTCAAGGTGTTTGGAAACAGAAGTTATGGACAAAAAGTAGAAAATTCTGAGATGGAAAAGAAAGAAAAATCGGGATATTATATCACAGTGAATTTTCATGAACAAACTTTGACCCTTTTGAGATTTGGTTGGATTGATCATGAAGACTGGAAAGCTCAGAAATCAGCTACAGGCCAAGCATCTGGTTTAGACGATACAGTTTATAAGCATAAATTATTGGAAATAAGTGGCGACTACAGGTTAGATTCCCCGGTTGGAATAGTTGAAGGCATTGGAGATAAAACATCGAAAGATTTTTCAGAAGAAGGTGTTCAAACAATTAGAGATATAAAAAATTATAAAGGCAGAAATTCAAAGATTTTAAAGTTTAAAGAAAAGCTCAGCGAATACGAAGTCTGA
- a CDS encoding diguanylate cyclase, giving the protein MELIQELGELERVAMLDSLTKLWNRLGIETLLQREWDYATRKNSPISIVIIDFDNFKRINDQYGHLVGDEVLQASSRLIMSTLRSYDALGRWGGDEFMLILPGCNREHTTLLLKKIQTAIAKSPVMTAVGPLKISLSMGGVSKFVREEETLKYWLEQADNELMKVKRLGKGSFLIAE; this is encoded by the coding sequence ATGGAGCTTATTCAGGAACTAGGTGAACTAGAAAGGGTTGCCATGCTTGATAGCCTAACCAAACTGTGGAATCGTTTGGGCATTGAAACATTACTCCAGCGGGAATGGGATTACGCCACCCGCAAAAATTCTCCCATCTCCATTGTGATAATTGATTTTGATAACTTTAAACGAATTAATGATCAATACGGCCATCTGGTGGGGGATGAGGTGCTCCAGGCTAGCTCCCGCCTAATCATGTCCACACTCCGTTCCTACGATGCACTGGGGCGATGGGGAGGGGATGAATTCATGCTTATCCTACCTGGTTGCAATCGAGAACACACTACCCTACTCCTGAAAAAGATTCAAACGGCCATCGCCAAAAGCCCGGTCATGACAGCGGTTGGCCCCCTGAAAATTAGCTTGAGCATGGGGGGAGTGAGTAAATTTGTGAGAGAAGAAGAAACCCTCAAATATTGGCTGGAACAGGCGGATAATGAGCTCATGAAGGTCAAACGCCTTGGTAAGGGTAGTTTCCTCATAGCAGAATAA
- a CDS encoding site-specific DNA-methyltransferase, producing the protein MSEDNSRKIANKNHNSYILEGIDKHQSTQLAPSALLRPLPELLKEQLDSQFRLVKEELESYLGKPFFADKGFILYKGDLTRLLSDLSKSSLKVDLTVTSPPYNIGKEYETPMSIDEYVEWCSDWMNQLHKVTKSNGSFWLNLGYLEVPEKGLCIPIPYLLWDKSYFYLLQEVVWKYGAGVSTKSRLSPRNEKWLFYVKNSQKYTFNLDDIRDPNVKYPNQKKNGKYRCNPLGKNPSDVWDFPKVTTGNKRSSKERTDHPAQFPLGVVERIIKASSNNTDIILDPFAGSCSTGIASIGLGRIFLGFELRQDYCEIAVARFHEFTKQRQEFFEQKELF; encoded by the coding sequence ATGTCAGAAGACAATTCTAGAAAAATCGCCAACAAAAACCACAATTCTTATATACTTGAAGGCATAGACAAGCATCAATCTACTCAGCTTGCTCCCTCCGCATTACTACGACCCCTCCCTGAGCTTCTGAAAGAACAACTTGATTCTCAATTTAGGTTAGTAAAAGAAGAGCTTGAATCTTATTTAGGTAAGCCATTCTTTGCGGATAAAGGCTTTATTCTCTACAAAGGTGATTTGACTAGACTATTAAGCGACTTGTCTAAATCGTCTCTTAAAGTAGATTTAACTGTTACATCCCCACCCTATAACATTGGCAAAGAGTATGAAACCCCTATGTCAATTGATGAGTATGTTGAGTGGTGTTCAGACTGGATGAATCAATTGCACAAAGTAACCAAAAGCAATGGTTCATTTTGGTTAAACCTAGGGTACTTAGAAGTACCTGAAAAGGGTTTATGTATACCAATTCCTTACCTTCTGTGGGACAAATCATATTTTTATCTGTTACAGGAAGTTGTTTGGAAATATGGAGCCGGTGTTTCAACAAAATCTCGCTTGAGTCCGCGTAATGAAAAATGGTTATTTTATGTAAAGAACTCTCAAAAATATACCTTCAATTTGGACGACATCAGAGACCCAAATGTCAAGTATCCAAATCAGAAAAAAAATGGGAAGTACCGCTGTAACCCTTTAGGCAAAAACCCTTCTGACGTTTGGGATTTCCCAAAAGTTACTACAGGTAATAAACGTAGCTCTAAAGAAAGAACAGATCATCCTGCTCAATTTCCTTTGGGTGTAGTTGAGAGAATTATCAAAGCCTCATCTAATAATACCGATATTATTCTAGATCCCTTTGCTGGTTCGTGTTCAACTGGAATAGCATCTATTGGCTTAGGGCGTATTTTTTTAGGATTTGAACTAAGACAAGACTATTGTGAAATTGCTGTTGCAAGATTTCATGAATTCACAAAGCAAAGACAGGAATTCTTTGAACAAAAAGAACTATTTTGA
- a CDS encoding GAF domain-containing protein, with translation MEEAAIPANEQQRLAHLQNLNILDTPREERFDRVTRMLCRVLDMPVAAISLVDENRQWFKAIRGSELTEIPRRISFCAHTILEERTLTIADASADPRFIDNPLVTDAPHIRFYAGHPLKMVNNIHVGTLCVYDTKPREISSDDIQFLEDLAITVANELKTYMFKSFFSV, from the coding sequence ATGGAAGAAGCGGCAATCCCAGCCAATGAACAGCAGCGCTTAGCCCATCTACAGAATCTCAACATTCTCGATACGCCAAGGGAAGAAAGGTTTGACCGCGTCACTCGGATGCTGTGCCGGGTTTTAGATATGCCAGTGGCGGCTATTTCATTAGTTGATGAAAACCGACAATGGTTTAAGGCCATTCGCGGCTCAGAGCTGACTGAAATCCCCCGTCGCATTTCCTTCTGCGCCCATACTATCCTAGAGGAACGTACATTAACTATCGCCGATGCCTCAGCGGATCCCCGTTTTATCGATAATCCCCTCGTTACAGATGCGCCACACATCAGATTTTACGCAGGCCATCCCCTAAAAATGGTCAATAATATCCATGTGGGGACCCTGTGTGTCTACGATACAAAGCCCAGGGAAATATCCTCCGATGACATTCAGTTTCTAGAAGATTTAGCGATTACCGTTGCCAACGAGCTGAAGACCTACATGTTTAAGAGCTTTTTTTCGGTCTAG
- a CDS encoding exonuclease subunit SbcD: MKFLHTSDWHLGRQFHNISLIEDQKHVLNQVLDYVEREAVDVVIIAGDVYDRAIPPTIAVDLLDETLNKICLDLKVPVIRIPGNHDSADRLKFEASHFRQAGLHILGELTRITEPITFIGGFTAE, from the coding sequence ATGAAATTTCTCCATACCTCTGACTGGCATTTGGGGCGACAGTTTCACAATATTTCCCTGATTGAAGACCAAAAGCATGTCCTCAATCAGGTACTTGACTACGTTGAAAGGGAAGCGGTTGATGTGGTCATCATTGCCGGAGATGTCTATGATCGGGCGATTCCACCGACGATCGCCGTTGATTTGTTGGATGAGACTCTGAATAAAATTTGTCTAGATCTTAAAGTTCCGGTGATTAGGATCCCTGGAAACCATGACAGTGCCGATCGCCTCAAGTTTGAGGCCAGTCATTTTCGGCAAGCGGGGCTACATATTTTGGGAGAATTGACGCGGATCACTGAACCTATTACATTCATTGGTGGATTTACAGCAGAGTGA